The Dethiosulfovibrio peptidovorans DSM 11002 genome has a window encoding:
- a CDS encoding RrF2 family transcriptional regulator — MNGIFQVSEAISLALHGMGILALAGKRMRIREMAKAVEASEAHMAKVFQRLVRAGLVGSVRGPAGGFELLKKPSEISLYVVYRAIEGDLRPKSCVLGLSRCPFRECMFGDFPNRVYEEFTDHLKSRSLGELVGFEDETSGRGWIDGSQGNAQDNNHRQG, encoded by the coding sequence ATGAACGGTATCTTTCAGGTTTCGGAGGCGATCTCCCTGGCCCTTCACGGTATGGGTATCCTCGCTCTGGCGGGAAAGCGTATGAGGATAAGGGAGATGGCCAAGGCGGTCGAGGCGTCCGAAGCCCATATGGCGAAGGTCTTTCAGAGGCTGGTAAGGGCTGGTTTGGTCGGGTCTGTCCGCGGTCCCGCCGGAGGGTTCGAGTTATTGAAAAAGCCTTCGGAGATATCGCTATACGTCGTCTATCGTGCCATAGAGGGGGATCTAAGGCCTAAAAGTTGTGTCCTGGGGCTCAGCAGATGTCCCTTCAGGGAATGTATGTTCGGGGACTTCCCCAACAGGGTCTACGAGGAGTTCACCGATCACCTGAAATCCAGGAGCCTGGGGGAGCTGGTTGGATTTGAAGACGAAACGTCCGGGAGGGGTTGGATAGATGGAAGCCAAGGTAATGCGCAGGATAATAACCATAGACAAGGATAA
- a CDS encoding CsgG/HfaB family protein, giving the protein MRWRATAAAFIAAVAITSPAFAEFAMAVADFDTNGVPFHLGAAVSDIVRNELSTLPEITMVVVDRNHIVKAAGEQKIGMSGLVAPETAAKVGRIVGARYVLVGSVNSLGGEISLDSRLVDVESGEVIESFSASSDAGQEGLPEAASYLAEDIKIVLTGS; this is encoded by the coding sequence GTGAGATGGAGAGCTACGGCGGCGGCCTTTATAGCGGCCGTCGCCATAACGTCTCCCGCTTTTGCCGAGTTCGCCATGGCGGTGGCGGATTTCGACACGAACGGGGTTCCTTTCCATCTCGGAGCCGCCGTCAGCGACATTGTGAGAAACGAGCTTTCCACCTTGCCGGAGATAACCATGGTGGTGGTGGATCGAAACCACATCGTCAAGGCAGCGGGGGAACAGAAGATAGGCATGTCCGGCCTGGTGGCCCCGGAAACGGCGGCGAAGGTAGGCAGGATCGTCGGTGCCAGGTACGTCCTTGTGGGGTCGGTCAACTCGCTCGGAGGGGAGATATCGCTGGATTCCAGACTGGTGGATGTCGAGTCCGGCGAGGTTATAGAGAGCTTTTCCGCCTCCTCCGACGCAGGTCAGGAAGGCCTGCCAGAGGCGGCTTCTTATCTGGCCGAGGATATAAAGATCGTCCTGACCGGCTCTTGA
- a CDS encoding tetratricopeptide repeat protein gives MRFFLHIVSVAVAVGLLFGTAAFSAPMTVAIGDFNARGASYSVGQSVVEMLYSRLAGNRAFRLVERGQLDQVARQQRITMSGMVSQESAVEIGRIVGAKYYVQGAVSHFGVLTILTARLMDVERRTVVAAYQSMTDEGEKGVNLAVRTLAADVLSSLTGPAPTGSAMDDYRSYLYEAMAFYNQGDYGRSIRYWDKMVEMSPKNPTLRFIVAAMYYSRERFRDAELSAKEAVVFDPGFAEAWLLAGKSLFMRGKDYEATDYLEKAVDLRPELAEPYFLIGQAYKNRGRLEDAMEYFSLAISKDPGYQGAYVAMGQMLLEAAQLDLARKVLARAVELDGTDPGARFLLGTAMALDGDDEGARGQLETLRVLDRGLAEKLEELLR, from the coding sequence ATGAGGTTTTTCCTCCATATCGTCTCGGTAGCCGTTGCGGTTGGACTGTTGTTCGGAACGGCTGCCTTTTCCGCCCCTATGACAGTGGCGATAGGGGATTTCAACGCGAGGGGAGCCAGCTACTCCGTAGGTCAATCAGTGGTGGAGATGCTTTACTCCAGACTGGCCGGTAACAGGGCCTTTCGATTGGTTGAGAGGGGCCAGCTTGATCAGGTGGCCAGGCAGCAGAGAATAACCATGTCCGGAATGGTGAGCCAGGAGAGCGCGGTCGAGATCGGTCGAATCGTAGGGGCCAAGTACTACGTACAGGGGGCCGTGAGCCACTTTGGGGTGCTTACCATATTGACGGCCAGGCTGATGGACGTCGAGCGCCGAACGGTCGTGGCGGCCTATCAATCCATGACCGACGAGGGAGAAAAGGGCGTAAACCTGGCGGTTCGCACCCTCGCCGCCGACGTGTTGTCCTCCCTTACGGGACCGGCCCCTACCGGAAGCGCTATGGACGACTACAGGAGCTATCTGTACGAGGCGATGGCTTTCTACAACCAGGGGGATTACGGTCGATCCATAAGGTACTGGGACAAGATGGTGGAGATGAGTCCCAAGAATCCGACGCTGCGTTTTATAGTGGCGGCGATGTACTACAGCCGGGAGAGATTTAGAGACGCAGAACTGTCGGCTAAGGAGGCGGTGGTTTTCGATCCCGGTTTCGCCGAGGCCTGGTTGTTGGCGGGGAAGAGCCTCTTCATGAGGGGAAAAGACTACGAGGCCACCGATTATCTGGAGAAGGCGGTAGACCTCCGGCCGGAATTGGCCGAGCCCTATTTTCTCATAGGTCAGGCCTACAAGAACAGAGGCCGCTTGGAGGATGCCATGGAGTATTTTTCCCTCGCCATAAGCAAGGACCCGGGTTACCAGGGGGCCTACGTCGCCATGGGGCAGATGTTGCTCGAGGCGGCCCAGCTGGACCTGGCCCGCAAGGTCTTGGCCAGGGCGGTGGAGCTGGACGGTACCGATCCAGGAGCCCGTTTCCTACTGGGGACTGCCATGGCTCTTGACGGAGACGACGAGGGAGCCCGAGGCCAGTTGGAGACTCTGAGGGTTCTGGATCGGGGGTTGGCGGAAAAGTTGGAGGAACTTTTGAGATGA